From the Borrelia puertoricensis genome, one window contains:
- a CDS encoding iron-sulfur cluster assembly scaffold protein codes for MFSEETKKELIRFSKIKKYYFKTDKNQSSVYHQSKCGDQITFKTNENNEKIRLKYNAYGCIIFLSSAYTLTKLCDNKPKKEILEIITKTINKDFENLEEIDKSLKNFENFLYTNRKDCFMLPYKALKEILNTTYNF; via the coding sequence ATGTTTTCAGAAGAAACAAAAAAAGAACTAATAAGATTCAGCAAAATAAAAAAGTATTATTTTAAAACAGATAAAAATCAAAGTTCAGTATATCACCAATCTAAGTGCGGCGACCAAATAACTTTTAAAACCAATGAAAACAACGAAAAAATTAGATTAAAATACAACGCATATGGATGCATAATTTTTCTCTCAAGTGCTTATACTTTAACTAAGCTATGTGATAACAAACCTAAAAAAGAAATATTAGAAATAATAACAAAAACAATCAATAAAGATTTTGAAAATTTAGAAGAAATTGATAAAAGCCTTAAAAATTTTGAAAATTTCTTATATACAAATAGAAAAGATTGCTTCATGCTACCATACAAAGCTCTAAAAGAGATCTTAAATACCACATATAACTTTTAA
- a CDS encoding YifB family Mg chelatase-like AAA ATPase produces the protein MKIYSHSSIGYEGELIEIEVDIRKGISGIDIVGLAGSEIKESRERVKSAIKNSEFTFPKDRILINLAPAGIKKIGTAIDLSIATSIIAIKENQNNNLEVLILGELQLDGQIRAIKGVLPAISLAKKRGIKCIIIPFDNLEESLLIENLNIWGVKTLKETLEIISNLNNNIFPAKPTINFKTEYNEEKFEYDFKNIKGQHRTKRALEIAVAGGHNIMIFGPPGSGKTLSIKCVQSILPPLTNKEIIETNRIWSVSGKLIDTKIIRQRPFRQPHQTASKEGIIGGGSNALPGEVSLAHNGILFLDEALEFQKSILQSLREPIEDKMISIVRASSKSFKYPANFQLMIATNPCPCGNLGKNDTECFCSQQEVSNYWKKLGAAMLDRIDIRVPVKPVDNTKLFQEDNENSSEIRQRIIKARNIQSKRYANTENIHKNSDLKPEHIAIFCELDKILREEMIYMLNKLNISSRATHSILKIARTIADLKEENHISRESLLEAIEHRKHGERLLEE, from the coding sequence ATGAAAATATACTCTCACTCATCAATAGGATATGAAGGAGAACTCATTGAAATTGAAGTAGATATTAGAAAAGGAATATCAGGAATTGATATTGTTGGACTAGCTGGAAGTGAAATCAAAGAATCAAGAGAAAGGGTAAAATCCGCTATCAAAAATTCAGAATTTACCTTTCCAAAAGACAGGATATTAATCAATCTAGCACCAGCCGGTATCAAAAAAATCGGTACAGCAATTGATCTTTCAATCGCAACAAGCATTATAGCTATAAAAGAAAATCAAAACAATAACTTAGAAGTTTTAATACTAGGTGAATTACAATTAGACGGACAAATACGAGCAATTAAAGGGGTATTGCCTGCCATTTCACTTGCAAAAAAAAGAGGCATCAAATGTATAATCATACCTTTCGACAATTTAGAAGAATCTCTTTTAATAGAAAATCTAAACATCTGGGGAGTAAAAACTTTAAAAGAAACCCTAGAAATAATAAGTAATCTTAACAATAATATATTTCCAGCAAAACCAACAATTAACTTTAAAACAGAATACAATGAAGAAAAATTTGAATACGATTTTAAAAATATCAAAGGACAACATAGAACCAAAAGAGCACTCGAAATTGCAGTCGCTGGAGGTCATAATATCATGATATTTGGTCCTCCTGGAAGTGGAAAAACTCTCAGCATAAAATGTGTACAGTCAATCTTACCTCCACTTACAAATAAAGAAATCATTGAAACAAATAGAATCTGGTCAGTCTCGGGTAAATTAATAGATACAAAAATCATAAGACAAAGACCATTTAGACAACCACATCAAACTGCAAGTAAAGAAGGAATAATTGGTGGAGGCTCTAATGCACTTCCTGGTGAAGTATCACTTGCTCACAATGGAATTTTATTCTTAGATGAAGCTTTGGAATTCCAAAAATCAATACTACAATCACTCCGCGAACCAATAGAAGATAAAATGATATCAATAGTAAGAGCAAGTTCAAAATCATTCAAATATCCTGCAAATTTTCAGTTAATGATTGCTACAAACCCCTGTCCTTGTGGCAACCTTGGAAAAAATGATACAGAATGTTTTTGTTCACAACAAGAGGTTTCAAACTACTGGAAAAAACTTGGAGCAGCAATGCTTGACAGAATTGATATTAGAGTACCAGTTAAACCAGTAGACAATACAAAATTATTCCAAGAAGATAATGAAAATTCGAGTGAAATAAGACAGAGAATAATAAAGGCAAGGAACATACAAAGTAAAAGATACGCAAATACTGAAAATATTCACAAGAATTCTGATCTTAAACCAGAACATATTGCTATATTTTGTGAATTAGATAAAATACTAAGAGAAGAAATGATTTATATGTTAAATAAACTTAACATATCATCAAGAGCAACTCATTCAATCTTAAAAATAGCAAGAACAATTGCGGATTTAAAAGAAGAAAACCATATCTCCAGAGAATCATTACTAGAAGCAATTGAACATAGAAAACATGGAGAAAGATTACTAGAAGAGTAA
- a CDS encoding L-lactate dehydrogenase — protein MLKRNKVVLVGAGGVGSSFAYALTIDNSLVHELVIIDLAQDKAKGEVMDLNHGQMFLEKNIKIEFGNYDDCSDADIVVITAGLNQKPGETRLDLVDKNTKIFKEIVTSVVSSGFSGIFVIASNPVDIMTYVTMKYSNFPTHKVIGTGTTLDTSRLRYFLAERFNVNTQNIHSYIMGEHGDSSFATWDETKIAMKSLSEYLAEGKISDAELDEIHKNVVNAAYEVIKLKGATYYAIGLGIKRIVNAIISDQNLILPISSYINGQYGNFVKDIYIGAPSVVCKDGVKEVLDFKISDRELEKFKISATQLKSYIDKIEF, from the coding sequence ATGCTTAAACGTAATAAGGTTGTTCTTGTTGGAGCTGGTGGTGTTGGCTCAAGCTTTGCTTATGCTTTGACAATAGATAACTCACTTGTTCATGAGCTTGTAATTATTGATTTAGCTCAAGACAAGGCTAAGGGTGAAGTCATGGATTTAAACCATGGTCAGATGTTCTTAGAAAAAAATATTAAAATAGAATTTGGCAATTATGATGATTGTTCTGATGCTGATATTGTTGTAATTACAGCAGGTCTTAATCAAAAACCAGGTGAGACAAGACTTGACTTGGTTGATAAAAATACTAAAATCTTTAAAGAAATTGTAACAAGTGTTGTTTCAAGTGGATTTAGTGGTATTTTTGTAATTGCAAGTAATCCTGTTGATATTATGACCTATGTGACAATGAAATATTCCAATTTTCCAACTCATAAGGTTATTGGTACAGGGACAACGCTTGATACTTCAAGACTTAGATATTTTTTAGCTGAGCGTTTTAATGTTAATACTCAAAATATACATTCATATATTATGGGTGAGCATGGAGATAGTTCTTTTGCTACTTGGGATGAGACTAAAATAGCTATGAAGTCTTTATCAGAATATCTTGCTGAAGGAAAAATAAGTGATGCAGAACTTGATGAGATACACAAGAATGTTGTTAATGCTGCTTATGAGGTGATTAAACTTAAAGGTGCAACTTATTATGCTATTGGACTTGGTATTAAAAGAATTGTCAATGCAATAATTAGTGACCAAAACCTTATTTTGCCGATATCTTCATATATTAATGGGCAGTATGGTAATTTTGTTAAGGATATTTATATTGGAGCACCTTCTGTTGTTTGTAAAGATGGTGTAAAAGAGGTTCTTGATTTTAAGATAAGTGATAGAGAACTTGAAAAATTTAAAATTTCTGCTACTCAACTGAAAAGTTATATTGATAAAATAGAGTTTTAA
- the lepA gene encoding translation elongation factor 4, giving the protein MTISSYKKNFCIIAHIDHGKSTLADRFIQKAKIVSDREFKSQILDSMDIERERGITIKSQAVTIDYKCSDGNIYELNFVDTPGHVDFSYEVSRAISSCEGALLLVDASQGIEAQTVSNFYMAFEHNLEVIPVINKIDLPSADIDFVKGQIEHDLGLDSNIAVSISAKNGIGIDELLEAICKYVPSPKGSVKSPLKALIFDSHYDSYRGVIVHFRIFEGQIKTGDKIKLMHADREYLVEEIGIFKIILERKELLEAGDVGYFIAGIKNISDVKIGDTVTLVDNPASAPLEGFKEVKPVVFSSIYPVDANQYDDLLKAMDRLKLNDASLTFEKDASAALGHGFKCGFLGLLHLEVIQERIEREFDLNVILTSPSVRYKIIPKKGNSYFIEGSEQFPGNENIEVALEPYIRANIIVPTEFLGNVMSVCLLKRGVQENLIYLDTKRVEVIYKMPLAEILFDFYDKVKSVSRGYASFDYVLLGYEETDLVKLDILVNGDRVDALSQLIFKDGARTKALSICKKLKNEIARQQFKIAIQGAIGSNIIARETISPVRKDVTAKCYGGDITRKRKLLEKQKEGKKRLKMIGNIEIPQSAFLAILKSDDN; this is encoded by the coding sequence TTGACAATTAGTTCTTATAAAAAAAATTTTTGTATTATTGCACATATTGATCATGGTAAATCAACTTTAGCAGATAGATTTATACAAAAGGCCAAGATAGTTTCAGATCGTGAATTTAAAAGTCAAATTCTTGATAGTATGGATATTGAAAGAGAGCGGGGTATTACAATTAAGAGTCAAGCAGTTACTATTGATTATAAGTGTAGTGATGGCAATATTTATGAACTTAATTTTGTAGATACTCCAGGGCATGTTGATTTTTCTTATGAAGTTTCAAGAGCAATTTCATCTTGTGAAGGAGCACTTTTACTTGTTGATGCTAGTCAGGGAATAGAGGCTCAAACTGTTTCAAACTTTTATATGGCATTTGAACATAATCTTGAAGTTATTCCTGTTATTAACAAAATAGATCTCCCAAGTGCTGATATTGATTTTGTAAAAGGGCAAATAGAACATGATTTAGGATTAGATTCAAATATTGCTGTTTCCATATCAGCTAAAAATGGAATAGGAATTGATGAGTTGCTTGAGGCTATTTGTAAATATGTTCCGTCTCCCAAAGGGAGTGTTAAGAGTCCATTAAAAGCTTTAATTTTTGATTCACATTATGATTCTTATCGTGGTGTTATTGTGCATTTTAGAATTTTTGAAGGACAAATCAAAACTGGCGACAAAATTAAACTGATGCATGCAGATAGGGAATATTTGGTAGAAGAGATTGGAATTTTTAAAATAATTCTTGAAAGAAAAGAGCTTTTGGAAGCAGGTGATGTTGGTTATTTTATTGCGGGAATAAAGAATATATCAGATGTGAAGATAGGAGACACTGTCACTCTTGTTGATAATCCAGCAAGTGCGCCTCTTGAAGGGTTTAAGGAAGTTAAACCCGTTGTGTTTTCTTCTATTTATCCAGTTGATGCTAATCAGTATGATGATCTTTTGAAGGCAATGGATAGACTTAAATTAAATGATGCGTCACTTACTTTTGAAAAAGATGCCTCGGCTGCTCTTGGGCATGGATTTAAATGTGGATTTTTGGGACTTTTACATTTAGAGGTAATTCAGGAAAGAATTGAACGTGAATTTGATCTTAATGTGATATTAACATCACCATCAGTGCGTTATAAAATTATTCCCAAAAAAGGGAATTCCTATTTTATTGAGGGTTCTGAACAATTTCCTGGAAATGAGAACATTGAAGTTGCTCTTGAGCCTTATATTAGAGCAAATATTATTGTTCCCACTGAATTTTTGGGGAATGTTATGAGTGTTTGTTTGCTTAAAAGAGGTGTGCAAGAAAATTTGATTTATCTTGATACAAAACGTGTTGAAGTTATTTATAAGATGCCACTTGCTGAGATACTTTTTGATTTTTATGATAAGGTTAAATCTGTAAGTCGTGGATACGCTTCTTTTGACTATGTACTATTAGGATATGAGGAAACAGATTTAGTTAAGTTGGATATTTTAGTTAATGGTGATAGAGTTGATGCATTATCTCAGTTAATCTTTAAGGATGGTGCTAGAACAAAGGCTTTAAGTATTTGTAAAAAATTAAAAAACGAGATTGCAAGACAACAATTTAAAATAGCGATTCAAGGAGCTATTGGTTCAAACATTATTGCGCGTGAAACAATTTCACCTGTTAGGAAAGATGTTACTGCTAAATGTTATGGGGGTGATATTACTCGAAAAAGAAAGCTTTTAGAAAAGCAAAAAGAGGGGAAGAAGCGACTGAAGATGATAGGGAATATTGAGATACCACAAAGTGCATTTCTTGCTATTCTTAAATCAGATGATAATTAA
- a CDS encoding V-type ATP synthase subunit K (produces ATP from ADP in the presence of a proton gradient across the membrane; the K subunit is a nonenzymatic component which binds the dimeric form by interacting with the G and E subunits), whose translation MNIGLIGVNSALAIAAIGSALGMGAAGSAAIGAWKRCYMQGKPAPFLLIVFVSAPLTQIIYGYILMNTLAGIMTQADPWLLFGAGFGGGLAISISAFAQGRTAAGACDAFSETGKGFATNLLVLGLIESVALFVMVFLMIFKFV comes from the coding sequence ATGAATATAGGTTTAATAGGAGTTAATTCGGCTCTAGCAATAGCCGCAATAGGTTCAGCTTTGGGTATGGGAGCTGCTGGAAGTGCTGCTATTGGGGCATGGAAGAGATGTTATATGCAAGGTAAGCCAGCTCCTTTCTTATTAATTGTTTTTGTATCAGCACCTTTGACACAAATAATATATGGTTATATATTGATGAATACTTTAGCAGGGATAATGACACAGGCAGATCCTTGGTTATTATTTGGAGCTGGTTTTGGTGGTGGTCTTGCAATTTCTATTTCTGCTTTTGCGCAGGGTAGAACGGCTGCAGGTGCTTGTGATGCTTTTTCTGAAACTGGCAAGGGATTTGCGACAAATCTTTTGGTTTTAGGTCTCATAGAATCTGTTGCCCTTTTTGTAATGGTCTTCTTGATGATATTTAAATTTGTTTAA
- a CDS encoding V-type ATP synthase subunit I, giving the protein MIVKMSKVLILTLLKYKRESLEILRELGVVHINFCNRISESLEKVIEDRGILVQALSLLGDDSEVKLLSSSNENFLDVAKSIISLGSEIKDLRDMQQSLLHKRDIISFWGYFSLELVNKLRESNIYVQFFKSGIGEYKKLLACSETKVALINNYKGMAYFVTINYSKQTIDTADEYEFEFDLDFIENKLRFVDEILDQKLTQLSILNKYRDVLREEIKEYDQIVEFEQVMADMDVVYDNFVYITGFVPEDKREDLKNLKGKFVVQFAEPDDDVVPTYIKRRGIAKLAKPIFDVLDTIPGYKERDVSCVFMLFFFMFFGMIIGDAAYGIIFLLVGIFLSLGNFIKGKPLTSIHALIFYLSTSAIIYGSMTGTWFGSNLFILELFPILKSLKLGYLTGTNGVQNIMFICFTIGVLQISLAHMWNFIQKVKEKPHIHSIAQIGWLIIMPGLYYLVLNLILDKGRFPMHSIVLNMIYCGVILVFIFEKQDGSNFFMCVLKSFGGIIEQFLATVAGFADIISYIRLFAVGLAGLAISDSFNSMSAALLKSSNIGLIISGIIVILFGHILNITLSLLSVVVHGVRLNMLEFSNHLGQEWNGYSYRPFRKIKIKD; this is encoded by the coding sequence ATGATTGTAAAAATGAGCAAAGTTTTGATTTTGACTTTATTGAAATATAAAAGAGAGTCACTCGAAATTTTAAGAGAACTGGGAGTTGTTCATATTAATTTTTGCAATAGAATTTCAGAATCTTTAGAGAAAGTTATTGAAGACAGGGGAATTTTGGTTCAGGCTTTATCTTTACTTGGGGATGATTCTGAAGTAAAACTTTTAAGCTCTTCAAATGAGAATTTTTTAGATGTTGCAAAGAGTATAATTAGTTTAGGTTCTGAAATTAAAGATTTAAGGGATATGCAGCAGTCATTACTTCATAAGAGAGATATTATATCTTTTTGGGGATATTTTTCTCTTGAACTAGTTAATAAATTGAGAGAAAGTAATATTTACGTGCAATTTTTTAAGTCTGGGATTGGTGAATATAAAAAATTGTTGGCATGCTCTGAAACAAAAGTTGCTCTTATTAATAATTATAAAGGTATGGCCTATTTTGTAACTATTAATTATTCTAAACAAACAATAGATACAGCTGATGAATATGAGTTTGAGTTTGACCTTGATTTTATTGAGAATAAGTTAAGATTTGTTGATGAAATTTTAGATCAAAAGTTAACTCAATTATCAATTTTAAATAAATATAGGGATGTTTTAAGAGAAGAAATAAAAGAGTATGATCAAATTGTTGAGTTTGAGCAAGTTATGGCTGACATGGATGTAGTGTATGATAATTTTGTATATATTACAGGATTCGTTCCGGAAGATAAGCGGGAGGATCTTAAAAATCTTAAGGGTAAATTTGTGGTACAATTTGCAGAGCCGGATGATGATGTTGTTCCCACTTATATAAAGAGAAGGGGAATTGCTAAGCTTGCTAAGCCTATTTTTGATGTTTTAGATACAATTCCTGGCTATAAAGAGAGAGATGTTAGTTGTGTTTTTATGTTATTTTTCTTTATGTTTTTTGGAATGATAATTGGTGATGCGGCTTATGGAATAATATTCTTACTAGTAGGTATTTTTCTTAGTTTAGGCAATTTTATAAAAGGTAAGCCTTTAACATCTATTCATGCTTTAATATTTTATCTAAGTACATCAGCAATAATATATGGTTCGATGACTGGTACTTGGTTTGGCAGTAATCTTTTTATTCTTGAGTTATTTCCTATTTTAAAGTCTTTAAAACTTGGGTATTTGACGGGTACAAATGGTGTTCAAAATATTATGTTTATATGTTTTACAATAGGTGTTTTGCAAATATCACTAGCTCATATGTGGAATTTTATTCAAAAAGTGAAGGAAAAACCACATATACATTCAATTGCTCAAATTGGTTGGCTTATTATAATGCCTGGGCTTTATTATCTTGTTCTCAATTTAATACTTGACAAAGGTAGGTTTCCTATGCATAGCATTGTTCTTAATATGATATATTGTGGAGTTATACTTGTTTTTATTTTTGAGAAACAAGATGGTTCAAACTTTTTTATGTGCGTATTAAAGAGCTTTGGAGGCATAATAGAGCAATTTTTAGCTACTGTTGCAGGATTTGCAGACATAATATCTTATATTAGACTTTTTGCTGTCGGACTTGCGGGACTTGCAATTTCTGATAGTTTTAATAGTATGTCAGCAGCTTTATTAAAATCATCTAATATTGGTCTTATAATAAGTGGCATTATTGTGATACTTTTTGGACATATTTTAAATATAACGTTATCTTTGTTATCTGTTGTTGTTCATGGGGTAAGACTTAATATGCTTGAATTTTCAAACCATTTGGGGCAAGAATGGAATGGGTATTCTTATAGGCCTTTTAGAAAAATAAAAATTAAAGATTAG
- a CDS encoding V-type ATP synthase subunit D: MPKVKLTKNELKKQKDSLKMFSRYLPTLQLKKQQLHLEIRKVEALKRTRKLEQDRLKRDIKSWISLFGEKFTFQDWIQIKRVVRSFANIAGINIPVFDFIEYEDIKYNLLLTPYWVDRGIEVIKSMVQINAELEVLDEQIRLLESELNTTSQRVNLFEKVMIPAAKINIKKINIYLGDQQTAAVVRGKMAKASLIKNR, from the coding sequence ATGCCTAAAGTTAAATTAACTAAAAATGAGCTTAAAAAACAAAAAGATAGCCTTAAAATGTTTAGTAGGTATTTGCCTACTCTTCAGCTTAAGAAACAACAACTTCATTTAGAAATTAGAAAAGTTGAGGCTCTTAAAAGAACTCGCAAGCTTGAGCAAGACAGGCTTAAGAGGGATATTAAATCTTGGATTTCTTTATTTGGTGAAAAATTTACTTTCCAAGATTGGATTCAAATTAAAAGGGTAGTAAGGAGTTTTGCAAATATTGCAGGCATCAATATTCCTGTATTTGACTTTATTGAATATGAGGATATTAAATATAATCTTTTATTGACTCCTTATTGGGTAGATAGGGGAATAGAGGTTATTAAGAGTATGGTTCAGATAAATGCAGAGCTTGAGGTTTTAGATGAGCAGATTAGGTTGTTGGAATCCGAACTTAATACTACTTCTCAAAGGGTAAATTTATTTGAAAAAGTGATGATACCTGCTGCAAAAATTAATATAAAAAAGATTAATATTTATCTTGGTGATCAGCAAACAGCAGCTGTTGTAAGAGGTAAAATGGCTAAAGCTAGCTTGATTAAAAATAGATAG
- a CDS encoding V-type ATP synthase subunit B — MKRVYSKIESIVGNVITVMAQNVKYGELAIVRSKDASSLAEVIKLDRDKVSLQVYNGTIGISTADEVKFLGHPMQVTFSENLLGRIFDGAGNPKDGGPSLEDDLIEIGGPSANPAKRIVPRNMIRTGIPMIDVFNTLVESQKLPIFSVSGEPYNELLVRIALQAEVDLIILGGMGLKNDDYLTFKDSLEKGGALSRTIFFVNTANDPVVESLTVPDISLAVAEKFALQGKKVLVLLTDMTNFADAMKEIAITMEQVPSNRGYPGDLYSQLAYRYEKAIDFEGAGSITILAVTTMPGDDITHPVPDNTGYITEGQYYLKGGRIEPFGSLSRLKQMVNGNTRDDHRTIMDSMIKLYASSKESIEKKAMGFNMTEWDEKLIKYSGMFESKLMDLSVNIPLEEALDLGWEILFSCFEPKETGIRTELVEKYWPQKKDGQCLKLN, encoded by the coding sequence ATGAAGAGAGTATATAGCAAGATAGAATCTATTGTTGGGAATGTAATAACTGTAATGGCACAAAATGTTAAATATGGAGAACTTGCCATTGTGAGGTCAAAAGATGCAAGTTCTTTAGCAGAAGTTATTAAGTTGGATAGAGATAAAGTTTCTCTTCAGGTTTATAACGGAACTATAGGTATTTCAACTGCAGACGAGGTTAAGTTTTTAGGTCATCCAATGCAAGTGACATTTTCTGAGAATTTGCTTGGTAGAATCTTTGATGGAGCTGGTAATCCAAAAGATGGAGGACCGAGTCTTGAGGATGATTTGATTGAAATTGGCGGGCCATCAGCTAATCCTGCAAAGCGTATTGTTCCAAGAAACATGATCAGAACAGGAATTCCAATGATAGATGTTTTTAATACTCTTGTTGAGTCTCAAAAATTACCAATATTTTCTGTATCCGGTGAACCTTATAATGAACTTCTTGTAAGAATAGCTCTTCAGGCGGAAGTAGATTTAATTATTCTTGGGGGAATGGGACTTAAGAATGATGATTATTTGACGTTTAAAGATTCTCTTGAAAAGGGTGGTGCTTTAAGTAGGACAATCTTTTTTGTAAATACAGCTAATGATCCTGTTGTTGAATCTTTAACAGTGCCTGATATTTCTCTTGCTGTTGCCGAAAAATTTGCTTTGCAAGGGAAAAAGGTTTTGGTACTTTTGACTGATATGACCAATTTTGCAGATGCTATGAAAGAAATTGCTATTACTATGGAGCAAGTTCCATCTAATAGAGGTTATCCTGGTGATTTGTATTCTCAGCTTGCGTATAGATATGAAAAAGCTATTGATTTTGAAGGGGCAGGTTCAATTACTATACTTGCAGTTACTACAATGCCTGGAGATGATATTACCCATCCAGTTCCTGATAATACGGGTTATATTACTGAAGGGCAATATTATTTAAAGGGAGGTAGAATCGAACCTTTTGGTTCTCTTTCAAGACTTAAGCAAATGGTTAACGGGAATACAAGAGATGATCATAGAACGATTATGGATTCGATGATTAAGCTTTATGCATCTTCAAAGGAATCTATAGAGAAAAAAGCTATGGGATTTAATATGACAGAGTGGGATGAGAAGCTTATTAAGTACAGTGGTATGTTTGAAAGTAAGTTGATGGACTTATCTGTTAATATTCCTTTGGAAGAGGCCTTGGATTTGGGGTGGGAAATTCTCTTTAGTTGTTTTGAACCTAAAGAAACTGGAATTAGAACAGAACTTGTAGAGAAATATTGGCCTCAAAAAAAGGATGGGCAATGCCTAAAGTTAAATTAA
- a CDS encoding V-type ATP synthase subunit A codes for METRGKVVGVIGNLVTIEIVGTVSMNEIVFIKTGGRSLKAEVIRIRDGEVDAQVFEMTKGIAVGDDIEFTDKLLTVELGPGILSQVYDGLQNPLSELAAQFGFFLERGLYLSALDRGKKWNFNATAKVGDIVVAGSYLGFVVEGTIKHKIMIPFYRKDSYKIVEIVSDGNYTVDDKIAVIENDAGGRHIITMSFHWPVKVPITSYKERLIPSEPMVTQTRIIDTFFPVAKGGTFCIPGPFGAGKTVLQQVTSRNADVDVVIIAACGERAGEVVETLKEFPELIDPRTGKSLMERTCIICNTSSMPVAAREASVYTAITIGEYYRQMGLDILLLADSTSRWAQAMREMSGRLEEIPGEEAFPAYLESVIASFYERAGVVVLNDGSVGSVTVGGSVSPAGGNFEEPVTQATLKVVGAFHGLTRERSDARKFPAINPLESWSKYRGVVESEKTEYARSFLTKGNEINQMMKVVGEEGISIGDFLFYLKSELLDACYLQQNSFDSVDTAVSSERQNYMFDILYDILQSDFKFENKLEARSFVNELRQNILDMNLTPFKEEKFNRLENTLKDLVRSKKLDFRGA; via the coding sequence ATGGAAACTAGAGGAAAAGTAGTGGGAGTTATTGGAAATTTGGTTACTATTGAGATAGTTGGTACAGTTTCCATGAATGAGATTGTTTTTATTAAAACCGGTGGACGCAGTTTAAAAGCTGAGGTAATTCGTATTAGAGATGGTGAAGTTGATGCTCAAGTGTTTGAAATGACTAAGGGAATTGCCGTTGGAGATGATATAGAGTTTACAGATAAGCTTTTAACGGTTGAACTTGGTCCTGGTATTTTAAGTCAGGTGTATGATGGTCTTCAAAATCCATTGTCAGAACTTGCTGCTCAATTTGGTTTTTTTTTGGAGAGAGGTTTATACTTGAGTGCACTTGATAGGGGTAAGAAATGGAATTTTAATGCAACTGCAAAGGTTGGAGATATTGTTGTTGCAGGAAGTTATCTTGGATTTGTTGTTGAAGGTACAATTAAGCACAAAATTATGATTCCATTTTATAGGAAAGATTCTTACAAAATTGTTGAGATCGTTAGTGATGGCAATTATACTGTAGATGATAAAATTGCTGTTATTGAAAATGATGCTGGGGGTAGGCATATCATCACTATGTCATTTCATTGGCCTGTTAAAGTTCCAATTACCAGTTATAAAGAGAGACTTATTCCTAGTGAGCCTATGGTAACTCAAACAAGAATAATAGATACGTTCTTCCCGGTTGCAAAGGGTGGTACATTTTGTATTCCTGGGCCTTTTGGTGCTGGAAAAACAGTTCTTCAACAAGTTACAAGTCGTAATGCTGATGTTGATGTTGTAATTATTGCTGCTTGTGGTGAGCGGGCAGGTGAAGTGGTAGAAACCCTTAAAGAATTTCCTGAGCTTATAGATCCAAGGACAGGTAAATCATTAATGGAGAGAACATGTATTATTTGTAATACCTCTTCTATGCCAGTTGCTGCTCGTGAAGCATCAGTGTATACAGCTATTACTATTGGTGAATATTATAGGCAAATGGGTCTTGATATACTTTTACTGGCAGATTCAACTTCAAGATGGGCTCAGGCTATGAGAGAGATGTCAGGACGTCTTGAGGAAATACCAGGTGAAGAGGCATTTCCTGCTTATCTTGAATCTGTAATTGCATCATTTTATGAAAGGGCAGGTGTTGTTGTTTTAAATGATGGTAGTGTTGGTTCTGTAACTGTGGGTGGTTCTGTAAGTCCTGCTGGAGGTAATTTTGAAGAACCGGTAACTCAGGCAACTTTAAAGGTTGTAGGAGCTTTTCATGGTCTTACAAGAGAGAGGTCAGATGCTAGAAAATTTCCAGCCATTAATCCTCTTGAGTCTTGGAGTAAGTATAGAGGGGTTGTTGAATCTGAAAAGACAGAATATGCGAGATCTTTTTTGACAAAAGGGAATGAGATAAATCAGATGATGAAAGTTGTTGGTGAGGAAGGTATAAGTATTGGTGACTTTTTATTTTATTTGAAATCTGAGCTTTTGGATGCATGTTATTTGCAACAAAATTCGTTCGATAGTGTTGATACTGCTGTAAGTTCTGAGCGTCAAAATTATATGTTTGATATACTTTACGATATTTTACAATCGGATTTTAAATTTGAGAATAAATTGGAAGCAAGAAGTTTTGTAAATGAATTAAGGCAAAATATTTTGGATATGAATCTTACTCCCTTTAAAGAAGAAAAGTTTAATAGGTTAGAAAATACTTTAAAGGATTTAGTACGTTCTAAGAAGTTGGATTTTCGAGGTGCATAA